TACTTTAAGGGAGTAAAAGCCCACCTTCATTCTCATTTCTGAGGTGACTACTATTGATAGTTGAATGAACCGGGTGTGGCGTGGtgtagacctgtaatcccagcagtcaggctGAGGCATTGGGATACCATGAGTATGAGGCGATCCTGGGTTACATCTCCAAAGACCAAATTTACTCTGCATCTtattgatgtgcatgtgtgtcaacACACTTAGAGTTCATGGGCTTGAAGACTTGTTCCAGAGTCTTGAAACCACCAGACTCACAACAACCTCAGGCTGTTGCCCGCACACAAGCTGCCACCCACCACACTGTAAAAGGCGACCACGGAGCCCCCGCCGGCCTCCTGACTCCAGCAAACCCAGCGCTTACCTGCGCCGTTCTCCGCTGTTCTCGTGCTCATTAAACAGGCGATAAACTTGTTATCCACTTGCTGGAGAACCTGCCATTCATTGAGATAAATAACGTGAGCCTAACAAAAATCAGCAAAGGCTTAGCTGCATAAAGAGCACACTTTCCACGCTAACACAAACAGCCAAGACCCAGCGAGGAGCCAGCCCGAGAGCTCCAcaggtgaaggtgcttgtcaCCTGATACTGAGTTTCACCTTTGGGATTCACGTGGAGAGGGAACGGACCTCCCGTGTGCTCTCCGGCACAGATGTGAGCTCACCCCCATCAACACCAGCAAGACTTGTTTTCAAACACCGAGTAAGGAGGTGCCGACTGTGAGGCAGTCCTGGGGTAGGATAAAAGGACGGGTAGGGGGCCAGGTTGAGGGCAGGAAGGGAAGCGAGCTGGCGACGCCAGAGTACTTCCGCAACGTTTCCAGCACAGACACTCTCGGCAACACATGACCAGAGACTGCTAATGAATAGAACTAaaaccatttatttatctttttcaaGACATTGTCTCAATGTGTAGCCCTGTCTGACTTGGAActccatgtagcctaggctggcctccatcacacagagatcctcctgtctctgcctcccaagcactgggattgaagttgtgtgccaccacgcaTCACCTAAAGTACAAATTCTCAACTATGAAAAGCAAGAAAAGCCTTTTGGAGGAGCTAGTCTAAGGCAGCAGCAGAGGCCACCAGCAGCTCAGACTGTGGAGGCTCCTCTCTGTGCAGGCTCAGCTCCCAGAGGTCTCTTTCTGGATAACCCTTCCCTGCTCTAAGCCCAGGTCAACCCCTGGTAGGCGTCTACTTAGCATTGCCTTATGGCCTAGTCTGTTTCCAAAGCCGCAGGCAAGGCGACTAAGACAGCCAAAGCAGTGTACAGAGGACACAGCAGAAAAGCACAAGAGACAGGGCTGTCCCTCTTGTTAATCAACTTCCCAGTCTGCAGCCTCCTTAACCTCTGCAGCCTCACACAGAGGGTCACTGAAAAGTGAGTCTTTTTGCACAGTTAAAACAATGCTGATTTATAAGTAATTTCTTGGCATTTGTCATagtgttataaaatataaaatccaaaTATAATTTCCTGCAGAAATGTTAGAAGTCCTTGGCATTATCAGCCAGAACCATAATTCATTCCCTGAAAACCTATTTGCACACACAATTAAGGATATTTTTCTTTGCTACTGAAattaatctgcatttttttttctgatgattaaAGTTCAAGTTTCCAGCAGTCTCGTGGTGGTGGACATCTTTAATATCAGCAtttgagagcagaggcaggtggatctctgtgagtttgaagccagcctagcctatagagcaagttccaggacagccagggctacacagagaaaccctgtctcaaaaacaaaaaacaaacaaacgggctggagagatggctcagcggttaagagcactggctgttcttccagaggtcctgagttcaattcccagcaaccacatggtggctcacaaccatctataatgagatctggcacgcaGACAGAACCCAAGAGGCTCatatacctgtgagggatttttttcttaattaaattatttaaagtggGAAGACCTACTTTTAATCCAGACTTTTTGAGGTgagaagatacacctttaatccagatcttttgaggcaggaagatctacCTTTAGTCTGGGCCCAAGCTCCCGCTGGCGGCCTattaaaggacatggaaaaaggaagcttgctctcttttccAGCTCGCCCTCACTCTCgatggcaagtccattccttcactggcattagatcctacttcttcaggattcctgtGCAAACTCAAGACCGGCTGAGACATCAGCCTGGTGGACAGAACAACGACAGGCTTCTCGGTCCTTCCGTTGGTAGACAGCCACtgctggactagctggaccacagcccgTATGCCATTCCAATAAATCTATCACTCAATCAATTCTGGTCCTCTAAAGAAGCCTAATACAACATGCCTTGACTGATACAgtctctttcattaaaaaaaaaaaaaaatccaatttcacGAAAGTTAGTCTAGTTTAAACCTTACATGGGTTTCAATGTTGCTTTTACCTGCATTGAATGAATCATTTCTTTGGTGAAGCGGTAGGGATATAGTACGTTGTGAATTTTAACTGCTAAGCTCTCAGCCTGGCCACTGCTGACATCAACGGCAACCTAGAAAGACCCAGTAAaagcataatttaatttttaatgtctgtGGAACTGTTTTACCAATGATTTCAAAGTCCTTTAAAACACTCATTtttttccggggggggggggggggcttggaataTATAGGTCCATGATAGAGTACTGCCCAGCATATGCAAGGTCctagtttcaattcccagcactgcaaaaaataaaaccacaaccgAACAAGTATTTTCATATATCCTACTGGAAACAGGATGAATGTAGGAGACCTACAGATCCAAAAGGCTCTAAGAGTAAGTTGtctaaattaacacatttttataaacacTGACAAAAGCCAGCATTATTTCAGAACAATTTGTCTATGCTTCATGACTAAGTCCTTAAAGGCATCTTAAGTGAAGAATCAGCAGTCAAATGCTCGTCTGTTACCCACGCTCATTAACACACTCGGTACATGCTGTGACAATGCATCAAAGGAGGGAACATTGCCAGGACACCCGGAACTGTCCCTGCAGACGAAATGACACTCTCTGGAATGGTTAACACTTACTATCACTGAATATACAGGTTTAATACAAAATTCTTGAACTTTCCAAAATGCTGACTTATCCTCTCTACATTAAACACTAATTTCCAAGTAAATCATCTAGAAATCTGCCTACTTTCCATTCATAATTACAAATTCATATACTCATGCATGCCCATTACCCAGCTTAAATCAAGTTCAAATTTATAAACAGGCAAAGAAAAAGGACTGCAGACCCACCTCTGGGCACCGGGCAAATACTGGATTGCTCCATTCTGAAAATAAGGACTGGAGTGAGTCACTGACAACAGGAGCATCCACAGCATCTAGGACGAAGGGGGACAGCTGCCATCAAGATCCCAGAAGAGTGTGTCCTCTCCTATTCAGCCACAGCCTCAGGACCAAAGATTAGACACACTGTCTCTACAGTCTACAAATGCTCAGAGGCTGTACTTCATGCCTACATTTGTTCTGATGTTACTcctttggttttggagacaggatcttactatgtaactctagctggactagaactcactctgcagaccagaccaggctggcctcaaacttacaaagactcttgcctttgcctcctgagttctgagattaaaggagtgcgccaccattgcccagcttaaTGCTACTTTCTAAACTAGTATTATGACTGTACTTTCTGAGACAGCTTTTCTCCACCAGAAGAGCGGTTCTCAATCTttctaacgctgtgaccctttaatacagttcctcatgttgtgacccccagccataaaattattccgttacgccgggcggtggtggcgcacgcctttaatcccagcactcgggaggcagagacaggcggatctctgtgagttcgaggccagcctgggctaccaagtgagttccatgaaaggtgcaaagctacacagagaaaccctgtctcgaaaaaccaaaaaaaaaaaaaaaaaaaaaaattattccgttgctactttgtaactgtaattttgctactgttatgtatgtaatttaaatatctgatgtgcaatgccacccacaggttgagaaccacggtcTACAACAATGTTTCAGgggccaggagagatggctcagaggttaagagggcctgctgctcttgcagaggacccaaatctGGTTTCTGacaccacatggtggttcacaagcatctgtaactccagttccagagactctGATGCCCTCCCTGGCcaaaggcactgcatgcacatggttcacagacatgcacgcaggcaaaaatacccatacaaaaactaaaactaagtaagtcttaaaacaaaatatttccaagtgtgtgtacagaaaaaaattatagttcAAATTTTGTTGCCTTTTGATAAAAATATacttaatctatttttaaaaacaacaaaaacaaaaataataggtttctttagcttttttaaaaagaattttactgTAATATGGAGAaattcaatctttaaaaataagaaacatttccCCAGTCACAGACACCACAGCCTGTGCATAATCACCCAGCACTAACTTCTAGTCTGGAAAAGCAATTTCTGCTCTAAATGCATGTACGGAATCGCTTCGTTCTGCCGTTAAACAGAGCCGTGGGGAGTTCCCGGTTCCCGCGGCACAGCTGGTGCCCATCAGGCTTCAGAGAGAGCGCATCCTGCTCAGGCTCTGCAGTAAGCGGACAGGGTGCACCGGGAGTCTCCACACTCTACATCCTCTGGCACTGCTCTCACCTCTGCCGCTCTGCCTCAGCGTAGGCCTCTCTTCCTCAGCtcttggaaggaaaggaagaataagATCACTTCTAAAAGGATGGCACCTGTACTGAACCCCTAAacgaaaaagaaaaactcaacatACAAAGAAACTATTAAAAATTATGTCAAATCTCTTTCTCTACAAACTAAACGAAGATATAAGGCACACTACTAAATACTACATGGAAAAATCAGAATTTTCGATGAAATTATCTGCTAACTTATTTACATGAACACATCTCTTTGTCCATATATGTGATTTTCAATGGCACAATGTGCAGGCTGCAGGGACATATTAGGCAATGTCTTTAGACATTTCTCATGGTCGTATCTTGGGTGAATGATGTAGCTACTAGACTCCAGCAGATAAAGTTTGGGGTGTTGCTAAATGTCCTACAAGGCATAGTCAGTCAGAACAGCCTTGTCCGACACACAGCTGTACTTTATGATCACCCACAACCTGGTGCAGCCTTCACAAATGATCTCCGATCCACAATCTCCGTCCCTACGTGACCCTGATTTCACTGTATTACGGAGCTATCCCTAGTAGACTGAAATGCTGAGAAGTCGGGTAAGCTTCAATGTGACAACACCCACCACAGTGTACCAAACAACAAGTGCTGAATGAGTAAGTGCAAAGACGGATGagcagcagggctggagagatggctcggtagttaagaacactggctgttctaccagaggtcccgagttcagttcccagcaccccaccacatggtggctcacaatcatcgataatgggatctaatgccctcttcctgcatgcaggcatacgtgcagacagatcactcatacatacaaataaatcaatcttaaaaaaaaaaaaaagatgaattagtGGGTGAAAGGTACTCTATTCACACACCAAAGTCTGGGAAGATACAGCCTAAATTCTAACCATCTGAAGGAAGAGCAGATCTGAGTTGTGTCTGTGAAAACAGTTTTGAAAAGGGGAGAACATGGGGCCTAGAGCACCAGTTACacttcagaggatctgagttcaattcccagcacccacatggcagctcacaaccatctggaactctagttccacgggatttgatgccctcttctggcctccatgggcatgaGGCATGAACATGATACACagaatacatacaggcaaaaacattcaaatgcatataataaaaaaagttaaaaaggaggggagggaacaCATAAGAGAACTATGGAAAGACAAGCCTAACAGACAAAAACTAAAGCAAGAGATTAGCTAAAATAAAGTTGTATAATTCAGAATAAAAGAAATtgaggcagggcagtggtggtgaacaccttttatcccagcacttgggaggcagaggcaggcggatctctgagttcaaaggcagtcaggtctacagatcaagttccaggacagctacacagagaaaccctgtctcgaaaataaatagatagatagatagatagatagatagatagatagatagatagatagataaaatgagagagaaagaaagagagagagagactgattgaGTGagctgggactgtagctcagtagtaaaatGTTTAACTAACATATAAGCTGTGCATTGgaaaaagaagatatttttaaaggaaaaaaaaaaaaaaaacaacccatggGTTAGGGATATGACATTAcctttatataataaaattctggtttcatgtagcccaactGGCCTCAAGCTGtccctgaggatgaccttcaattcctgatcttcctgcctccacctcccaagtgctagaattagtGTAGCTTCACTGTTTCTCTTAGTAATTTATTGCATGTTTACATCTCCATGTGTGGGTCAATCGTGTCCTAGCGTCCCCCTGTGAAGAGCCAACTCCATGTGAATGGAGGGTGTGAGGTGCCATCTTTTCAATGAACTGGTTTTGATGGCAAAGTTGTTTTCCATTTGGAGCTTGACTGGTCATCCAGCTGGTTGGGTGCACTGAAGCTGTTTCAACATCTCCATCTATTTAACAGGAGCAGATGTTTATGCTGAGCCTGGCAGCTAAGATCCCCTCCTTTGTTTTGGCAACAAACACCCCACAGTTGAACGTAATCCAGTTGTTTTTTGGCACTGTATCAGAAGCAGTTACATTTCAGGAAGATGAGGTGTCAGTGCCTTAGATGTGCCTCTCTGATAAGACTCAGCACATACAAACCAGTCCATGTGACCTAGACTGAAAAGCACATAAAGATGCCTTCGGAGCGACTGGAGAGCCTCAGAGCGATACTGAAAACAAAGGGTTTTCTCCTCCTATGAAATTCTCTAGAAGTTACAACAGTAATTCCTTTTTCCCATaagaaaggaaatttgaaaaacatttaaaactaaagGATTTATTTAACAACAGAGTCTCCAACTAGAAATATTTATCCTAAGGAGACATTATAATATGCAATTATATTCATACAATTTACATTCTTTTACAGCATGCGAGACTTAACAGGGATGCATATTTAGTGTTTATCCTACTAATGAAAGCTGAGATTACAGCCAGATGGGAATCAGCTTTACGTCTCCCAACATCTGGCTCTCAACACACTGCCAAAACAATGTCACTTTTAATGTTGCCCGAAACCTGAGAACCCAGAGTCCTAGACCAGGCTCTGGTGTTGCTTTATGGTGTGATCTGAAAACCACATTATTACACACTTCTTGTATCAGAAATGTATCGAGTGGATTGATACATGCATTATAATAAAgtacatttgaaaaatatagtTATGAAGGCACCTATCTAGCCTATATTTTGGAATATGTTTGGCCAAATCCTACTTTCTAGGGGAAACTCACAAAATCCCACTGCACTGACCTACACAGACGGAAGTAGTCATGTCTCTAAAGACAAACTTTCAGAAGTATAgttgggaagaaagagaaaacaggatagATAAGTACTGTGGGTCTTTTTAGCCATTAACagcacattttattaaaatgaagtcccaccccacatacacacatgtgtcttAGTTACGTGTAAATACCTTTACATTCTTTATCAGTTATCTCtaaattcttacatttaaatattgTTAAACCTAAAGAATCTCCATATGCCTTAACCACAGTACAGGTTTTTTAATTAGCCTTCAGAAACTGGGTGTCGTGGTACAtacttttaattctagcatttggaagCAGGAcctatcatgagttcaagaccaaccgggctacagagagagtttgaggccagcctgggctacatagcaagaccctgtctcaatattcCCAACCTCAAACAATAAAACACAGCTTTGCAATGCTATCTGCTGAGGCTGCCACCTCTGTGAACAATTATATTGCTCTTTGTTCATTGttccttttcaaaaacatttcacACCGGTGAATACTACATTCTTACCGTTCCCAAGTAGGACATCCACAGCCACAGTTGTCAGGTCTTTAGTACAAGCAGTCTGAACGTCTTCAGTAGGAGCAATGAATGTGCTGAGTCCTGTAGTTGTGTTGATGTAAACCATTCTTCCCAGGGTCACATCAAAGTGCTGGTGCCAGCCCACAGAGTGTGTACCTGAGCCTTCGTTTTCGGAATGAGACCTTGCTTTAGATTCATCATTCTGGGAACAAATTCCATCTTGGCTGGCAGTGGTATCTTCGACCTGGCTCATGATCATTCGACTGGGAGAATCAGGATTCCCTGTATGTTGCTCTGAAGATTTGATGAGAACGCCTGAATCTTTACTGATTTTAGAATCATCACAGGGTAACAGCACAGGAgtttctggtttctctgtgtcatccaCTGTATTGTTGGAATGTATTGCACTGTTAAGGATGGAATCAGCCTGTGTGGCAGAGTCTGGTATTAGAAGCATGCCACTCtctattttttcatgtttgtttttaaataattcacaAAAATGTAAGTCTAACTTACTAGTGCCCCGGCTACTGTCTGGAAGTTCACTAATATGGCCTATTTGCATCTCTCTTTCAGAACCTTTCAGTCTGGATAATTTAGAAGCCAGTGATTCCGTGGGCTTCTCAACATTGGAAGGTTTTCTGTTACAGTGAGATAATTCTGCCAGAGTGATGGGACTTTCTCTCAAATGAGGCATCTGTTCTAAGCAATCTTCTTTGGAGAATGGACATTTCTCTGAGTACAGGATGTGACTTGCTGGTTGACAACTATTGTAAGAATCACTGTGCTCAGCAGTAGTGATCTTACCACCACCAGACACATCTATGTGACTCTTGTTTTCCAGAAGAATGTCAGGTTCGACCCGAGGATCGCAGTGGGTCCTGACTTCGGTGTTATTTCCCCCTTCTGTATCTAGAGAACTGGTAATCTTCCCATACTGCCTCTTAAACTTCTCTAAAGATCCTACTTGTGAATGCAAGCTTAGCTTCCTACGGACCATGTGTCTGGAGGAACGCATGATCTTATCTGTTCTCTTTCTACCGTCTGAAGCAGATCTACCCCATGGGAAGGAGGATGTAGCAGGCAGAAAACAATCCGTGTGTGATCCTGCACCACCTTCCTGAAAAAGGGCCAAGCTCTCATCTGCAGCTACTGGGTTCTTCTCTGTCCCATAACCTGTATTTGTCCTGCAGAACTTTTTGTGGGGCAGCTGAGCAGATTCTTTACTTAAAGTGCTTGTTAAATCTCTGTCTGGAGTCTCAAGTGCGTGGTATGCTCTATTTCCAAATGTTTCCTGGGCACTTACAGGGCCGGGGcgaacataatttttaaatgaatgttctGTTTCAGTTGACTTGGTGTACTCATTTTGTACCACATGAGTGATGAAGCCGGTGGAGCATAATTTAACTTGTCCATGACTAAAAACATTTACTCTCCCGTGCCTACTaggctcttgttttcttttttccttctttctctgtgtaccctgtaCTCTAAATACTGCTGtctcaaaaggcagaggctggtaccCCACTTCAGTAGCATCTCTCTGTTTTTCTAGTAGACTCTGAAGCCCACTAGACTGGGGAATGTCTGCAGCCATGACATTAACAGCAGtacttattttctgtatttctagaTCTGCCTCACTCTCCTCAAAGATATGATGTGTCCAAATAGGGCTTGAAAACATTTTTGGGCTAGTTCCATGTGGACTTTCTGAAGTCTTTTGTTCCAAGAAAGGTTTCTGATGTTTCTCGTTTTCTCCGGATCGTGATTCTTCAACTACCTCTTTTTCCAACACCCTTGATTCTAAGTGAGCGCTGTCTCTGCTGTGTGACGATGACTCTGTCATTTTACCACAGCCCAGGCCATCTGCTTCACAGCTGCACAGTGAGTCGGTTGTCTTTTCTCTGCTAGCTTCTGAATCCCCAGaattctgtgtgtttgtattttctaCAGTAGCTCTTCTTTTCACAGCTTTCGACTGCAAATTAAACATTTCATAGGAATCCAAAATATTATTGCACGCTTCCTGGAAACTGCTCTGGTCACACTTCTCATGAGTGGATATATGTGTCTGAAGAATAGCACCAAAGAAACTGAAATCATTCTCTTCATTAAATTCCTTAATATCTTCACCTGATAATTCTACAAATAgtttttcttgctttaaaaaccgTTTCACGCCTTCCTGAATACAAACCAACAGGGTATCCCAGTTCTGAAACTCAATCAGAGTTTTGGCTGGCTCCAGGCACACGTCATATTCACAGACCCGGCTCTGCACGTTGATAACATATATGCCGTGGAGTTCTGGGCCAGAACGACGCCGAGGACTTGAATTCATCTGCCTATGGGCAGAGCCATTCTTCGGCCTACATATgatactttcttttcttaataaaaagtcaATGAGTTTATGCAACTTTGTCCTCAAAACCAGTCTTCTGTTCACAAACAAAAACTGCATATTCTTATTGTAGTGTGCTTCAGAGCTAATGTAGCCACTAAACTCAaactctttatatttaaaatgtacttcTCTTAACTTTTGGGACTTGCCTAGTCCATAAATTTGACAAAATCGAGAACGTACGTCTTTGGTTTTGGGGAGCTGGAGAACCATGGCACCAGAAACATCATTCCTCAAAGAGAACGAGATGGAAGGGTGCATGAGGGACAGGGCTTCCACCCTCTGCCTAACCTTCTCAAACTCCAGTCTAGGATCCATGCTTCTCCTCCTCACGGGGAGCTGGGAAAACAGGTTATACACTGTTACTGTCGTCCCCACACTTGGTCTAGTCAAATCA
Above is a genomic segment from Peromyscus leucopus breed LL Stock chromosome 14, UCI_PerLeu_2.1, whole genome shotgun sequence containing:
- the Mlh3 gene encoding LOW QUALITY PROTEIN: DNA mismatch repair protein Mlh3 (The sequence of the model RefSeq protein was modified relative to this genomic sequence to represent the inferred CDS: deleted 2 bases in 1 codon) encodes the protein MIKCLSDEVQAKLRSGLAVASLGQCVEELILNSIDAEAKCVAIRVNMETFQVQVIDNGFGMSGDDVEKVGNRYFTSKCSSVQDLENPKFYGFRGEALASIADMASAVEILSKKNTTMKTFVKMFQNGKALHACEADLTRPSVGTTVTVYNLFSQLPVRRRSMDPRLEFEKVRQRVEALSLMHPSISFSLRNDVSGAMVLQLPKTKDVRSRFCQIYGLGKSQKLREVHFKYKEFEFSGYISSEAHYNKNMQFLFVNRRLVLRTKLHKLIDFLLRKESIICRPKNGSAHRQMNSSPRRRSGPELHGIYVINVQSRVCEYDVCLEPAKTLIEFQNWDTLLVCIQEGVKRFLKQEKLFVELSGEDIKEFNEENDFSFFGAILQTHISTHEKCDQSSFQEACNNILDSYEMFNLQSKAVKRRATVENTNTQNSGDSEASREKTTDSLCSCEADGLGCGKMTESSSHSRDSAHLESRVLEKEVVEESRSGENEKHQKPFLEQKTSESPHGTSPKMFSSPIWTHHIFEESEADLEIQKISTAVNVMAADIPQSSGLQSLLEKQRDATEVGYQPLPFETAVFRVQGTQRKKEKRKQEPSRHGRVNVFSHGQVKLCSTGFITHVVQNEYTKSTETEHSFKNYVRPGPVSAQETFGNRAYHALETPDRDLTSTLSKESAQLPHKKFCRTNTGYGTEKNPVAADESLALFQEGGAGSHTDCFLPATSSFPWGRSASDGRKRTDKIMRSSRHMVRRKLSLHSQVGSLEKFKRQYGKITSSLDTEGGNNTEVRTHCDPRVEPDILLENKSHIDVSGGGKITTAEHSDSYNSCQPASHILYSEKCPFSKEDCLEQMPHLRESPITLAELSHCNRKPSNVEKPTESLASKLSRLKGSEREMQIGHISELPDSSRGTSKLDLHFCELFKNKHEKIESGMLLIPDSATQADSILNSAIHSNNTVDDTEKPETPVLLPCDDSKISKDSGVLIKSSEQHTGNPDSPSRMIMSQVEDTTASQDGICSQNDESKARSHSENEGSGTHSVGWHQHFDVTLGRMVYINTTTGLSTFIAPTEDVQTACTKDLTTVAVDVLLGNGVQYRCHPFRSDLILPFLPRAEEERPTLRQSGRDAVDAPVVSDSLQSLFSEWSNPVFARCPEVAVDVSSGQAESLAVKIHNVLYPYRFTKEMIHSMQVLQQVDNKFIACLMSTRTAENGAGGNLLVLVDQHAAHERVRLEQLITDSYEKQHPHSSGRKKLLSSTVIPPLAISVSEEQRRLLRSYHKHLEDLGLELIFPDASDSLILVGKVPLCFLEREAGELRRGRCTVTKSIVEEFIREQVELLQTTGGIQGTLPLTVQKVLASQACHGAIKFNDSLSLEESYRLIEALSLCQLPFQCAHGRPSMLPLADLDHLEQEKQVKPNIAKLGRLARAWHLFGKQKADRRQSLQQSTAPVNRHENSHGPVRS